The sequence ATAGCCCTAGCCTTGTACAAAATTGTCAAAGATAAAAAGAAGGGCGTCAGGTGTTCGGGATGCAGTGGATGCTGCGGATGCTCCGATGATAAGCTACTTCAAATAGAAGACAAGAACCTTCTCTAAGGAATTAGAAAGAAATGCAATTTAATTCTAGTAGTCAATATAGGCTGTTTGCCCATTTTAATGGGCAAACAGCCTATATAAATTAGTCGAATGCTTGGCAGAAATATAACATTAACATTCTAGATTTTGAGGGGGGTTATTTGCAGAAGATATTAAAGAAAAAGCGCAGCAACTCGCCGGGCTAATTCCCGGTAGGCTGGCAGCATCTTTGCCGGCTCCTCCCGGAGTTAAAACTATCCTTTGAAGATTTAGTGGCCCTGGACACTTATACTGCTGCGGTTACCGGAGTTAGGAGGATTTATTAAAGTCTGAAAGACTTGTAAGAATGGTGCTTGGGTATTTATCTGAAGAGGTCAACAGGACTAAATATCGGACTTTTGGTCAAAAAGCTTCGGCGAGGTCAAATCAAGTTTCAATTCTCTGAGAAAAGTTTCATCTTCGCGTTTTTCCATTACATTGTAAGAGATCCCTATTTCAATCTCCAACTTCTTGAGATCTTTAATCCTTTCTACATGAAACTCCAGAAATTGATAGTCTTCATTAAGGATATAATTAGTATTATGGAGCTTTCTAAAGACCTTGAGGACTTTAGAAATGTCCTCGCCGAACACCTTGGCAGACTTATAAAAGTAATCCTTATTAGAGAAAAACTGGGTCTTAGCTACTCGCTGATCAAGATTCTGCTGATAGATTTGAGCCGTATGCTTGTTTTCTAAAGAACAATACTGGGCACCGAGACTTAGTTTCTCATCGAGGATGAATTCCAAAAGCTGAAGACACTCTATTTCACTGCGGGAGATGGGCAGCCCGCCGGCATACCAGTAGTCATAGAGAACCCGATAGGGAGGATTTTTAATTTGGAAGTTGTTTTTCTGAAAAACCTCCACATTGTTCAAGGGGAAACAGAATTCCAAGAGATTAATCCCAAATATACCTAGAGAATCCAGCTTTAATA comes from Desulfosporosinus meridiei DSM 13257 and encodes:
- a CDS encoding FeoB-associated Cys-rich membrane protein, producing MSTIDFIVIAVIAAIIALALYKIVKDKKKGVRCSGCSGCCGCSDDKLLQIEDKNLL